The Mycolicibacterium parafortuitum nucleotide sequence CGTGGGCCGACGACTACATTCGCTTCGAGCACCGACCTGCGTGGGAGGAGCAACTTCGGGCCGAGATTCGAGACCGATGCCGGCGTCTCGAGCCGCCCGACGACTACGTCCTACACGCCTCATTTTTCGGGTCGAAACGAGCTAACGCAGATGTTGAGAATCTCGCGCTCTACAACATTGATTCCTTCTCGATCGCCGGTCGAAACGGCATCCGCTTCGAGCACGGCGCCAACGTACCGCCCGGCACCGACGGCGCGGAGTTTCTCTTCGGCTACCGTTACGCAATCTCGCCTCGTACGGGCACCTTCGCCGCATGGCGACGAGGTCGAGTACTTGCGTCGTTCGATTGGGTCGACATGGGCACGATCCTGGGCGACAAGCGTGCGGCACAGGTCTGGCTGAATCTCGTTCGTGGTAGCGCGAATGTATCCGAGGTGGCGCGCACACCAGGAACGCGATTTGCCGTCAAAGTTGAGATGCGACCTCCGCAGGGCCGGCGCGCCGTCCCTGGCGACCTGATGAAAGGAACCCTTGACGGCACGATCTGCGCATTCCAAGCGCACACCGACACGGCGGCTCTGCCGCAAGTCGCGGAGCGACTCTCGGCGATGATGCCGGCAGATGCCACCGAGATTGAGGCGCGTCTGCTTGATGTTCGGCGCGCGGTCATCGGAAAGTCCTCTAGGCTCGTATCGACTTTTCGTGAAGGCGTGCAATGGAACCCGACGGATCACGATTGCGTGGCCGGGGAGCTGCTACTTGCTGAACCGGTCGACGACCGTTGGGCAATCAAAGGTGAGATTGTTGAACTCTTAAGGTAGGCGCCGTTAGCGCCGATCCGAGGTCTCCTCAGGCAAATCCCGAACTCATGGTGATCCCTCCGAACCGCAAACATTCGCATTATGCGATTCGAACTTCAGCCGTTGTTACTGCTCACGCTCAGTCAATGTTGAGCCGACGAGCGAGGTCCGGTCCTCCGACCTCGCGGAGGAATTCAGGATCCCCGCAGACGACGAGTTGGTCGCGCGCGCGGGATAATCCGACGTACAAGCGCTCCCGCGAGCGCTCGAACGCGGACTCCTCGTTGACGACCAGCACGACGGCGCGGCGTTCGAGTCCTTTGAACCCGAGGACATGGCCGTAGAAGACTTGCTCGGCGTCCCAGAAGCTGTCCCAATAGGCGGCGTTACCAGCGGCCTGGCGCTCGCGCTGCTCCGGGTGACGGCTTCCGGTGGTCAGCAGCGCGACATCCTCAGGGCGCCAACCCTGCTCGAGGAGCAGTTCCACCTGGTCGTCGCCGACATCCATCGCGTCCGACCGTGAGCAGGGCACGAACTTGACCGCCGGACCCTCACCACCCAAGAAGCGCATCGGGTGATCCACCAACGGCTGGAACGCGTTGGCGATCTGGCGGGTGTTGCGCAGATTGTGGTCCAGGACAAGAGGGACCAGCGGCACCGGCGGCGACCCGTGGCGGCTGAACACGCGCTGACCTTCGTCGGTGAAGACGTAGAGCCCACCGGTGTCCTCGTCCTTCAACGCGGCAAGCAGCGGATCCCACCACGCGTCGGCGAAGTCCTGTGCTTCGTCGACCACGATCGCGTCGAAGCGCTGGCCTTCATCGAGTTGCGCTGCGAGCTCGGTCATCTGCGCGGGCAGATCGTGTTCCCAGAACTGGACGGTCTCGGCGGTGCGCAGGGACTCGTCGGGCCCTTCGGGTGCACCCCACCGCTTGCCGAGGTCGTGGAATTCGCCGACGTAGGCGGGCCGTTGACGTCGGTTCCAGGTCTCGGTGACGCGTTCCAGATAGGACGCGAGCCCGTGCGAGTAGCAGACGAGCGCCACGCGCCGGCCGTCGCGGGCCAGACGCCGGGCCTGCTCCATCGCCAGGAACGTCTTGCCGCTGCCCGCGCCGCCGCGGACCTCGACGCGGTTGAGCAACCGGACAGCATCCAGGATCACGGACTGGTGCTCGGTGAGAATATCTGCGGCATCCTCGTTTTCGAGGGCACGGGCGACGACGCTGCGCTGCGGCAGACCCCGCCCGCTCAGTGACTCGCCGAGCTGAGCGACGCCCGCCTTCGTCAGGAACGGGCGATCGAGTTCCTGACTGAACAAAATGTGGCGCAGCCTGGCGGCGATGTCGGGCAGGTCGGTGCGGTCGATCACCTTCCAGCGGGGGCACTCGGGCAGGGCGAAATCGTCGGGAAGGTCGGTCGTCGGTAGGACGACGACGTGGTCCCAGCGCAGCCGCCCCTGGGTCCAGCGAGGGTCGCTCTCGACGAAACTACGGAGGGCATAACAGGCTTCACGGGCCTGGCGAACCGGGTCGATCTCGACTTCGCGGCCGCGGCGCTTCTGCCGCCAGCACTCGCCGTCGTGCCACACCTCGCCGCCCTTGACCTCGACGCACACCATCCCGGCGCCTTCGATCGCGACGAAGAAGTCGATCTCGTGGTCTTTGAGATGGTCGGTGACGCGCTTGCCCGGGATGACGAGGTCACCGGGTTCGAGCTGGTCGATCAGGGCTTGCCAGACTTTGCGCTCAGCGCCATTGGCCAAGCGTGGAACCTCGGCCGCGGTGATGGTCATCGTCGACGTCCTCCCCTCCGTCACCGGGGATGATATCCACTGCCCTGCTCGCCGCGGGCCACCCGCCGCCGTCCAGCGCGGCAAACTGAGGACTTCCAGGCGTCAGGTCACATCGTGCGCGCCGCGGAAGCGCCGCAGGTACGCCGGCCAATCCCAGCCCGCCAGAAACTCGGTGGCCGCCGCGTAGCCCTTGTCGTAGAGCGCGTCGGCCTCGGCGCGGGTGATGTCGAAGTCCAGGACGCCGACGTCGGTGGAGTCCACCTGGATGGCGCGCACCTTCACCCAAGGCTGGCTGAGGTAGGTCTGGTCGTGGCCGACCAACATCGTGGTGAGCAGGCTTTCCAGCAGCCTCGGCCCATTCCAGGGCAACCGGAGGCCGGGGATCAACTGTTGGACGGTCGGGGCGGGCAGGTAGGGCACCACCGTCACGCCGAACGTCGGCCATCGGGGTACGGCGCCGTCATGGCGGTCGAAGGTGTCGATCGGGAAGTTCGACAGCACCCCGCCGTCGACCAATGTGAACGACTGGCCGGCAGCATCTTTGAGTGTGGCGGGCTGGAACAGGAACGGTATCGCCATGGAGGCGCGGACCGCGTCGGCGACCGATTGCTCGTCGGGGTCCAACCCGTAGAGACGTCGGTAGTCCCAGGGCAGCCGCACCAATTGACCCGCGGTCAGGTCAGCCACGGTGACCACCAACCGATACCGTCGCTCGGGCGGCAGCTGGTCGTCGTCGACGGACAGGTCGCCGAAGGTGCTGACACCGAGATTCTCCAGTTCCCCGCGGATCCAGTCATGGGCGAAGTCGCCACGGTAGAGGCCGGTCCCCCGCGACAGACCCCAGGCAGTGCCGACCACTGGGATCCGCTCAATCGGGCCGCTGTCGCGGAACCTGCGGTAGGGCACGCTCACGGCGATCTCGCGCAGCGCGTCGGCGCTGATCCCGCCGGCCTGAGTAGCCGCGGCCACGACCGCGCCGACCAGTGCGCCCGCCGAGGTGCCCGAGATGCGTTCGATCCCGTAGCCGGCGTCGCGCAGCGCCCCGACGGCACCGACCAGTCCGATGCCTTTGACGCCGCCTCCGGACAGCACGAGGTCTGCGCGACGGGGGTTCCGCTTCGCAGCCATCACTCCAGAGTGACACGTTCGCTCGGCCCCGCGGGGTGAGCGGGCCAGGACGCAGACACCCGGGCCAATAGCCACGCACGGTTGCCCAGCTCAGGACCGTCTGACTACCCAGGACATGACGTCAGCGGTGGCCCGGCGTGCGGAGTCGTTACGTGCTGCTCGCGGCGCCGGAGGCGGTCAGGAGACCGTCGGGGACCGCCAGCTTGTGGATGGTCCGCTGCGTCCGGAAGTACTGGCGCGGGAACGAGTCGGTGTTGTACGGCAGGTCGTACTTCTCGCACAGTTCGCGTACGCGGACGCTGACTTGGGCGAGGCGGTTGCTCGGCAAGTCTGGGAACAGGTGGTGTTCGATCTGATAGCACAGGTGCCCACCTGAGAAGGCCAGCAGCGGGCCGGCTTTGAAGTTCGCCGCCCCGAGCATCTGGCGCAGATACCACTCGCCTTTGGTCTCGCCGTCGAGCACCGCCGGGTCGAATGTCTCTGCGCCGTCCGGGATGTGCCCGCAGATGATGTTCACGTACACCCACACGTTCCGCAGCAGGTTCGCGGTGAGGTTGGCCGCGAGCGTGCGACGCCACCGCCGGAAGCTCAAGGCCGGCAGGAACACATAATCCTTGCTCAATTGGCGGGCCGCCTTGCCGAGGAACTTCCGTTTCTCCACTGCCACGGCAGCGGCATTCTCCCCTCGGAGACGCTCCGAGTGCAGCCCGTGCAGCGCGATGCCCCATTCGAACATCGCTGCCAGCACCAGGTTTCGCACCGGAGTCGACAGGTACACCCGACGCCACGGCTGCTCCGTCGTCACCCGCAGCCACCGATAGCCGATGTCCTCGTCCATGCCGAGCACATTGCTGAAGACGTGATGCCGGTAATTGTGGGAGTACCGCCACTGCGCTGACGACCCCACCATGTCCCACTCCCAGTTGCTGGAGTGGATCTCCGGGTCGTTCATCCAGTCCCACTGGCCGTGGGAGATGTTGTGGCCGAGCTCCATGTTCTCGACGGATTTCGCGAACGCCAACGATGCGGTGCCCAGTACCCAACCGGTCTTCGACCGGCTGGTGGCGATCAGCAGGCGTGCCCCGACGTCGAGCGCGCGCTGGAAGGCGATCGTCCGACGGATGTACGCCGCGTCCTGCGCTCCGAGCGACTCCTCGACGTCACGGCGAATCGCGTCGAGTTGGTCGGCGATCGCGTCGATGTCTTGCTTGCTGAGATGGGTGTAGTCGGAGACATCGGCGATCGCCATCGGGGGTTTCCTCGGGTGGGGTTGTGTAGATCGGTAGTCCAGCCACCGTCGGTATCAGCACTGCAGCCTAAAGCCTGCAGTCTCACAGCGAGCGTCCAGGTTCGCCTTCAGACGTACAAAGGTCCCATGACCTGCACTGGAGCCGGGCGGGGCGAGGCGTCACCCGGCCCAGCGCGAGGTCAGCGATATCGCCGAGCGCCGGCGCGATCGCCTACCGTGGTCGGCGTGGCAGCACAGCTTGATCCCACCGACGCCCTCGCCCGCATCCTCATCGAGCACGGCCCACTGCACGAGGACGACATCGCGCAACGGCTGCGCGAGACGGGCATCCGGAATGCGGAGGATGAGCTTCCGCGCTTGTTGAACGAGATCACCTGCGCTGCAGTGCCTTTAGCTGATGACCGCTGGGCGTGGCTGCCCGCCCTGCTGGCCGGCCGGCTATTCACGCACCGGGTCGACGCCCAGGAGATGACCCACGACATCCTGCTCGTCACCCCGGACCTCGACCCGATCACCCACCTCTGCGAGTTCGAGGAGTACGCGCAGCTGGCCGACGGCACCCCCGTCAGCGTCGCGTTACCGGCGTTCGATGACGGGGTGCTCGACGAGCGGGACGTCCCGCTGGACATGGTCGACGACGGCGGCGCGCTGGTCCTGCCGCCGGGCACGTTGCGCGGCCTCGGCCTCGCAGCAGGCGACCTGGTCGGTCTGAGGTTGACGCCCGCGGGACTCACCCTGTCGAAGGTGACGGCGGATCCGGCGCCGCAGGTCGGTGCCGCACTGGCGGCCACCCTGGCCCCCGACGAGCCGACGCCGTTCGATTCCGCGGTGTGGAGCGCGTGTTCGGCGGATCCGGCGCTGTTCACCGAGCCCGTGCCGCCGCTGTCGGAGATCGCCGACGCCCACAAC carries:
- a CDS encoding NERD domain-containing protein, whose protein sequence is MTITAAEVPRLANGAERKVWQALIDQLEPGDLVIPGKRVTDHLKDHEIDFFVAIEGAGMVCVEVKGGEVWHDGECWRQKRRGREVEIDPVRQAREACYALRSFVESDPRWTQGRLRWDHVVVLPTTDLPDDFALPECPRWKVIDRTDLPDIAARLRHILFSQELDRPFLTKAGVAQLGESLSGRGLPQRSVVARALENEDAADILTEHQSVILDAVRLLNRVEVRGGAGSGKTFLAMEQARRLARDGRRVALVCYSHGLASYLERVTETWNRRQRPAYVGEFHDLGKRWGAPEGPDESLRTAETVQFWEHDLPAQMTELAAQLDEGQRFDAIVVDEAQDFADAWWDPLLAALKDEDTGGLYVFTDEGQRVFSRHGSPPVPLVPLVLDHNLRNTRQIANAFQPLVDHPMRFLGGEGPAVKFVPCSRSDAMDVGDDQVELLLEQGWRPEDVALLTTGSRHPEQRERQAAGNAAYWDSFWDAEQVFYGHVLGFKGLERRAVVLVVNEESAFERSRERLYVGLSRARDQLVVCGDPEFLREVGGPDLARRLNID
- a CDS encoding patatin-like phospholipase family protein, coding for MAAKRNPRRADLVLSGGGVKGIGLVGAVGALRDAGYGIERISGTSAGALVGAVVAAATQAGGISADALREIAVSVPYRRFRDSGPIERIPVVGTAWGLSRGTGLYRGDFAHDWIRGELENLGVSTFGDLSVDDDQLPPERRYRLVVTVADLTAGQLVRLPWDYRRLYGLDPDEQSVADAVRASMAIPFLFQPATLKDAAGQSFTLVDGGVLSNFPIDTFDRHDGAVPRWPTFGVTVVPYLPAPTVQQLIPGLRLPWNGPRLLESLLTTMLVGHDQTYLSQPWVKVRAIQVDSTDVGVLDFDITRAEADALYDKGYAAATEFLAGWDWPAYLRRFRGAHDVT
- a CDS encoding fatty acid desaturase family protein produces the protein MAIADVSDYTHLSKQDIDAIADQLDAIRRDVEESLGAQDAAYIRRTIAFQRALDVGARLLIATSRSKTGWVLGTASLAFAKSVENMELGHNISHGQWDWMNDPEIHSSNWEWDMVGSSAQWRYSHNYRHHVFSNVLGMDEDIGYRWLRVTTEQPWRRVYLSTPVRNLVLAAMFEWGIALHGLHSERLRGENAAAVAVEKRKFLGKAARQLSKDYVFLPALSFRRWRRTLAANLTANLLRNVWVYVNIICGHIPDGAETFDPAVLDGETKGEWYLRQMLGAANFKAGPLLAFSGGHLCYQIEHHLFPDLPSNRLAQVSVRVRELCEKYDLPYNTDSFPRQYFRTQRTIHKLAVPDGLLTASGAASST